In a single window of the Deinococcus aetherius genome:
- a CDS encoding AAA family ATPase → MSDSVIAALRAALEASPEDAALREHLVRVLLDAGRGPEALPLVRVWLASDPTHQGALALAVRAADLAGDSQAAGQYQLLLNALYQYGQGQDAPPRRQTASADGWNDGSGQPEDEDLTGAPAPSPQAGPGLTDFESRWQPVAGDVTLKDVVGMTALKERLDRSLLGPLRHPQLAAVYGGRRGGGLLLYGPPGCGKTFVARAVAGELGARFLEVTVADVLDMWLGNAERNVQGVFASARRHAPCVLFFDEVDALGRGRHVDRGRSHHVTQVLLRELDGLGERDGVFVLAATNAPWDVDMALRRPGRLGTAVLVPPPDTAARAAMFGSFMAGRPVEGLDAGWLARQTEGFSGADVRAVCEAATERALGEAYRTGRARPVRMADFREALREARPSTAEWLEHARNYVAYANAGGQYDDLAALLRERRRL, encoded by the coding sequence GTGAGTGACTCGGTGATCGCGGCCCTGCGGGCGGCGCTGGAGGCGAGTCCCGAGGACGCGGCCCTGCGCGAGCATCTGGTGCGGGTGCTGCTCGATGCCGGGCGGGGGCCCGAGGCGCTGCCGCTCGTGCGGGTGTGGCTGGCGTCGGACCCGACCCACCAGGGGGCCCTTGCCCTGGCAGTGCGAGCGGCGGACCTGGCGGGAGACAGCCAGGCGGCGGGGCAGTACCAGCTTCTCCTCAACGCACTCTACCAGTACGGGCAGGGGCAGGACGCTCCACCCCGGCGGCAGACCGCCTCCGCCGACGGCTGGAACGACGGCTCCGGCCAGCCCGAGGACGAGGACCTGACGGGAGCGCCCGCGCCCTCCCCCCAGGCCGGGCCGGGGCTGACGGACTTCGAGTCGCGCTGGCAGCCGGTGGCGGGTGACGTGACCCTGAAGGACGTGGTGGGCATGACGGCCCTCAAGGAGCGGCTGGACCGCTCGCTGCTGGGCCCGCTGCGTCACCCCCAACTCGCCGCTGTGTACGGGGGGCGGCGCGGCGGGGGGCTGCTGCTGTACGGCCCGCCGGGCTGCGGCAAGACCTTCGTGGCGCGGGCGGTGGCGGGCGAACTCGGGGCGCGCTTCCTGGAGGTCACCGTCGCGGACGTGCTCGACATGTGGCTGGGCAACGCCGAGCGCAACGTGCAGGGGGTGTTCGCGTCGGCGCGGCGGCACGCCCCCTGCGTCCTCTTCTTCGACGAGGTGGACGCCCTGGGGCGCGGGCGGCATGTGGACCGGGGCCGCTCGCACCACGTCACCCAGGTGCTGCTGCGCGAACTCGACGGCCTGGGCGAGCGTGACGGCGTGTTCGTCCTGGCGGCCACGAACGCCCCCTGGGACGTGGACATGGCGTTGCGGCGCCCGGGCCGCCTGGGGACGGCGGTGCTCGTGCCTCCGCCCGACACGGCGGCGCGGGCGGCGATGTTCGGGAGCTTCATGGCCGGGCGTCCGGTCGAGGGGCTGGACGCGGGGTGGCTGGCCCGGCAGACCGAGGGCTTTTCCGGGGCGGACGTGCGGGCGGTGTGCGAGGCGGCGACCGAGCGGGCGCTGGGCGAGGCGTACCGGACGGGCAGGGCGCGACCCGTCCGCATGGCCGACTTCCGCGAGGCGTTGCGGGAGGCGCGGCCCTCCACGGCCGAGTGGCTGGAGCACGCCCGCAACTATGTGGCCTACGCGAACGCGGGGGGGCAGTACGACGACCTGGCCGCCCTGCTGCGGGAACGGCGGCGGCTCTAG
- a CDS encoding SWIM zinc finger family protein: protein MTTFTLRRQDALAWSGEHEWRKGQSYVRDLTGLSARPEGAATVLRGTAYGQEPYGVRATVEGGEVVSARCSCPVGGGGHCKHVAALLARAVEDRAAFTALPELSEVLEGLSVPELHRLIHRMLDRAPELEALLHASSARSARTGSARERIEAAFDAIRRTYNPEWDHEGEGPDTEAIDLVLEGADALLENLEALDSAWAAQVLDTYLAVLDEVEDTYDDDFDWGLDELQRRALVAVEHLLASGKLDEEARAEAIEAVQAEVASGRGNLEDEAFAEFVAALREEEWPGFLELLRGLMKGARYEHERQQYAGILYGLTADSLNDEEAEALLRASGDLGELLEFLLERGRAEDARRAVREAGQRAHFPELEPVFAARGQLPLLEDLAREALARPDVRRWLFERYAATGRKREAHALAREEVLARPGEAWLTAQREVSPNWEAEREGIVGRLWKQEAHTLTLMGLLLREGLAEDALRLAGERKNVPAAHLLTLAGQLDPGRAVPLIVRAAQLHIDGRSRGSYREAARILARLPGLVGREETAAQVRAVVARQPQLPALRDELRQAGLL, encoded by the coding sequence ATGACCACGTTCACCCTGCGTCGGCAGGACGCCCTCGCCTGGAGCGGCGAGCACGAGTGGAGGAAAGGGCAGTCCTACGTGCGTGACCTCACCGGCCTGAGCGCGCGGCCGGAGGGGGCGGCGACCGTGCTGCGCGGGACGGCTTACGGGCAGGAGCCGTATGGGGTGCGGGCCACCGTGGAGGGCGGCGAGGTGGTTTCGGCCCGCTGTTCCTGCCCGGTAGGCGGCGGAGGACACTGCAAACACGTCGCGGCCCTGCTGGCGAGGGCAGTGGAGGACCGGGCGGCCTTCACCGCTCTCCCCGAACTCTCCGAGGTGCTGGAGGGCCTGAGCGTGCCCGAACTCCACCGCCTCATCCACCGGATGCTCGACCGCGCGCCGGAACTGGAGGCCCTCCTTCATGCCAGTTCCGCCCGCAGTGCCCGCACCGGCAGCGCCCGCGAGCGGATCGAGGCGGCCTTCGACGCGATTCGCCGCACCTACAACCCCGAGTGGGACCACGAGGGCGAGGGGCCGGACACCGAGGCAATTGACCTCGTGCTGGAGGGGGCGGACGCCCTGCTGGAGAACCTGGAGGCGCTGGACTCGGCGTGGGCGGCGCAGGTGCTCGACACCTACCTCGCCGTGCTGGACGAGGTGGAGGACACCTACGACGACGATTTCGACTGGGGGCTGGACGAGCTTCAGCGGCGGGCGCTGGTTGCCGTGGAACACCTGCTGGCGAGCGGCAAACTGGACGAGGAGGCCCGGGCCGAGGCGATAGAGGCGGTGCAGGCCGAGGTGGCGTCCGGGCGGGGCAACCTGGAGGACGAGGCGTTCGCGGAGTTCGTGGCGGCGCTGCGGGAGGAGGAGTGGCCGGGCTTTCTGGAGTTGCTGCGGGGCCTGATGAAGGGGGCGCGGTATGAGCACGAGCGGCAACAGTACGCGGGCATCCTCTACGGGCTGACCGCCGACAGCCTGAACGACGAGGAGGCCGAGGCCCTGCTGCGCGCGAGCGGCGACCTGGGCGAGTTGCTGGAGTTCCTGCTGGAACGCGGCCGGGCGGAGGACGCGCGGCGGGCCGTGCGGGAGGCGGGGCAGCGCGCCCATTTCCCCGAACTGGAACCCGTCTTCGCGGCCCGGGGTCAGCTTCCCCTCCTCGAAGACCTGGCGCGCGAGGCGCTGGCCCGCCCCGATGTTCGCCGCTGGCTCTTCGAGCGGTATGCGGCGACTGGACGAAAGAGGGAGGCACACGCCCTGGCCCGCGAGGAGGTGCTGGCGCGGCCCGGCGAGGCGTGGCTGACGGCGCAGAGGGAGGTCAGCCCGAACTGGGAGGCGGAGCGCGAGGGGATCGTCGGGCGCCTCTGGAAGCAGGAGGCGCACACCCTCACCCTGATGGGGCTGCTCCTGCGCGAGGGGCTGGCGGAAGACGCCCTGCGCCTCGCCGGGGAGCGGAAGAACGTCCCCGCCGCCCACCTCCTGACCCTCGCCGGGCAGCTCGACCCGGGGCGGGCCGTGCCCCTGATCGTGCGCGCCGCCCAGCTGCACATCGACGGGCGCAGCCGGGGCTCGTACCGCGAGGCCGCGCGAATTCTGGCCCGCCTGCCCGGGCTGGTCGGGCGCGAGGAGACGGCCGCCCAGGTTCGCGCCGTGGTGGCCCGGCAACCCCAGCTCCCGGCCCTGCGGGACGAGTTGCGGCAGGCGGGGCTGCTCTGA
- the ilvC gene encoding ketol-acid reductoisomerase, translating into MRGYYDRDVSLSPIEDKLIAIIGYGSQAHAHAQNLRDSGLKVVVGLREGSSSRVKAEQAGLRVTSIEDATREADVVMLLIPDETQPKVYEESIAPNLTDGKALAFGHGFNIHFGRIKPPQGVDVFLVAPKGPGHMLRRVYVDGAGMPSIFAVGQDASGGAREVALAYARGIGGTRAGVLETTFKEETETDLFGEQSVLCGGVTHLIQAGFETLVEAGYQPEIAYFETLHEVKLIVDLIYEKGFEGMRHSISNTAEFGDYVTGPRIITDQTKAEMKNVLGDIQSGKFAGQFIQDAESGFPYMNEQRRKMRDHLLETVGKELRGKMPFINKQALEV; encoded by the coding sequence ATTCGCGGTTACTACGACCGCGACGTCTCCCTCTCCCCCATCGAGGACAAGCTGATCGCCATCATCGGCTACGGCTCGCAGGCGCACGCGCACGCGCAGAACCTGCGGGACAGCGGCCTGAAGGTGGTGGTCGGGCTGCGGGAAGGGTCGAGCAGCCGGGTCAAGGCCGAGCAGGCGGGCCTGCGCGTGACCAGCATCGAGGACGCGACGCGGGAGGCGGACGTGGTGATGCTGCTCATCCCCGACGAGACGCAACCGAAGGTCTACGAGGAGAGCATTGCCCCGAACCTCACGGACGGCAAGGCGCTCGCCTTCGGGCACGGCTTCAACATCCACTTCGGGCGCATCAAGCCGCCGCAGGGCGTGGACGTGTTCCTGGTCGCGCCCAAGGGACCCGGGCACATGCTGCGCCGCGTGTACGTGGACGGGGCGGGGATGCCCAGCATCTTCGCGGTGGGGCAGGACGCGAGCGGGGGGGCCCGTGAGGTCGCGCTGGCCTACGCCCGTGGCATCGGCGGCACCCGGGCGGGCGTGCTGGAGACGACCTTCAAGGAGGAGACGGAGACGGACCTCTTCGGGGAGCAGTCGGTGCTGTGCGGCGGCGTCACGCACTTGATCCAGGCGGGCTTCGAGACGCTGGTGGAGGCGGGCTATCAGCCAGAGATCGCCTACTTCGAGACATTGCACGAGGTCAAGCTGATCGTGGACCTGATCTACGAGAAGGGCTTCGAGGGGATGCGCCACTCCATCTCCAACACGGCCGAGTTCGGCGACTACGTGACCGGCCCGCGCATCATCACGGATCAGACGAAGGCCGAGATGAAAAACGTGCTGGGGGACATCCAGAGCGGCAAGTTCGCCGGGCAGTTCATTCAGGACGCCGAGAGCGGTTTCCCCTACATGAACGAGCAGCGCCGCAAGATGCGCGATCACCTGCTGGAGACGGTGGGCAAGGAGTTGCGGGGCAAGATGCCCTTCATCAACAAGCAGGCGCTGGAGGTGTAA
- a CDS encoding IS982 family transposase, with protein MCRPDLSLLPIPDALRRLTVWLTPQMPSKLVHPHEKISDAELVAVALLQRIHKAPYFRGWWRMLKLNHCPHYPSEVQARTRLERLTPVIEGASVEVQALDFVAVDSEPLPVCTFKRAPRCKFKGARHGFSTSGPVYGFKLHAWTTLNGKIAQYVLRPANEHDFTVGCVMNRDWPTFGGPKQIGDKGYQSGTYLTPPKSNAKRPDPRWKDEYAAARKIIESAFSVLVGSGLRWGQVKTMASLRLKVALLVLAHNLKFFDLPA; from the coding sequence ATGTGCCGTCCCGACCTCAGTCTACTCCCCATTCCCGACGCCCTGCGACGCCTGACGGTCTGGCTGACCCCCCAGATGCCATCCAAGCTGGTCCACCCCCACGAGAAGATCAGTGACGCCGAATTGGTGGCGGTGGCCCTATTGCAGCGGATTCACAAAGCACCCTACTTCAGGGGCTGGTGGAGGATGCTCAAACTCAACCACTGTCCCCATTACCCTTCGGAGGTCCAGGCCCGTACCCGGCTGGAACGCTTGACCCCTGTGATCGAGGGCGCGAGTGTCGAAGTCCAGGCACTGGACTTCGTGGCCGTGGACTCCGAACCCCTCCCAGTCTGCACCTTCAAGCGCGCTCCCCGTTGCAAGTTCAAGGGGGCACGACACGGCTTCAGTACCTCCGGCCCGGTGTATGGGTTCAAGCTGCATGCCTGGACGACCCTGAATGGCAAAATCGCCCAGTACGTGCTCCGGCCCGCCAACGAGCATGACTTCACCGTCGGGTGCGTGATGAACCGCGACTGGCCCACCTTCGGTGGGCCGAAGCAGATTGGGGACAAAGGCTATCAGTCCGGCACGTACCTGACGCCACCCAAAAGCAATGCCAAGCGTCCTGACCCTCGTTGGAAAGACGAATATGCGGCTGCCCGCAAGATCATCGAGTCGGCGTTCTCGGTGCTGGTGGGTTCCGGCTTGCGGTGGGGGCAGGTCAAGACGATGGCGAGCTTGCGGCTCAAGGTCGCCCTCCTCGTCCTCGCCCACAACCTCAAGTTCTTTGACCTCCCCGCCTAA
- the ilvN gene encoding acetolactate synthase small subunit, translating to MTGNFDPGQKDHLVSALVRDEPRVLTRITSLFGRRGYNIRSLSVGSTEHPGLSRMTFVVTGDRGVVEQAMRQLEKLHDVVKIIDHSLEKFVDRELVLVKVAITPESRVEVRQIAEDFRARIVDVGRHALTFEVTGDEGKITAFIEQMRSFGIIETMRTGRVALTRGSNADIPSHVYHEGETETLRPVVEAAEPRETKAGGVPNLF from the coding sequence ATGACGGGCAATTTCGACCCCGGCCAGAAGGACCACCTCGTCTCCGCCCTCGTGCGCGACGAGCCGCGCGTGCTGACCCGCATCACGTCCCTCTTCGGGCGGCGCGGGTACAACATCAGGAGCCTCAGCGTGGGCTCCACCGAACACCCCGGCCTCAGCCGCATGACCTTCGTGGTGACGGGCGACCGGGGCGTGGTCGAGCAGGCGATGCGCCAGCTTGAGAAGCTGCACGACGTGGTGAAGATCATCGACCACAGCCTCGAAAAGTTCGTGGACCGCGAACTCGTGCTCGTGAAGGTCGCCATCACGCCCGAGAGCCGGGTGGAGGTCCGCCAGATCGCCGAGGACTTCCGCGCCCGCATCGTGGACGTGGGCCGCCACGCCCTGACCTTCGAGGTGACCGGCGACGAGGGCAAGATCACCGCCTTCATCGAGCAGATGCGCTCCTTCGGCATCATCGAGACGATGCGGACGGGGCGGGTGGCCCTCACGCGCGGCTCGAACGCGGACATTCCCAGCCACGTCTACCACGAGGGGGAGACGGAGACGCTGAGGCCCGTAGTGGAGGCCGCCGAGCCGCGGGAGACGAAGGCGGGAGGGGTGCCGAATCTGTTCTGA
- the ilvB gene encoding biosynthetic-type acetolactate synthase large subunit — MTQTELTGAKALWATLSAHGITTVFGYPGGAIMPVYDALTFYPEVRHVLARHEQGAIHAAEGWAKATGEIGVCLATSGPGATNLVTGLADAMLDSVPILAITGNVARHLMGTDAFQEADITGITLPITKHNYVVRDVEELPRVIAEAIRIARSGRPGPVLVDIPKDIQLAPYHGEITAPHARPEIPAPKPEAIEKARELLQDAKKPVIMVGGGSLDAAAEITALARAWDIPVITTLMGLGSFPSSDPLWLGMPGMHGSVAANRAISEADVLLGIGLRFDDRVTGRVNGFAPNASIIHVDLDAAEIGKIVRTHVPVRGDARVAAQMLAEGAQKLDLPEWREKIAEWKTRTQEPDHWGAGYAVKAVVDRLRPDDILSSDVGQHQMLAAQLARFERPRRWINSGGLGTMGFGFPAAIGAGMAEPGVRSIVIAGDGGFQMTAQELATLKKYDVRNVKICIINNSFLGMVRQWQELFHEKRYSEVYLGDSNPDFLKLADAYGVPAYRADCAEELPEAIDAWLNDPKSSLLEIVVPNEHGVFPMVPSGASLSEMIETEPPRPTPGIEKNTAAEEAKNA, encoded by the coding sequence ATGACGCAGACGGAATTGACGGGCGCCAAGGCCCTCTGGGCCACTCTCTCCGCCCACGGCATCACGACCGTGTTCGGCTACCCCGGCGGGGCGATCATGCCCGTTTACGACGCGCTGACCTTTTATCCCGAGGTGCGCCACGTCCTCGCGCGGCACGAGCAGGGCGCCATCCACGCGGCGGAGGGCTGGGCCAAGGCGACGGGCGAGATCGGCGTGTGCCTCGCCACCTCGGGACCCGGGGCGACCAACCTCGTCACCGGGCTCGCCGACGCGATGCTCGACTCGGTGCCCATCCTGGCGATCACGGGCAACGTCGCGCGGCACCTGATGGGCACGGACGCCTTTCAGGAGGCGGACATCACCGGGATCACCCTGCCCATCACCAAGCACAACTACGTGGTGCGGGACGTGGAGGAATTGCCGCGCGTGATCGCCGAGGCCATCCGCATCGCGCGCAGCGGTCGGCCCGGCCCGGTCCTCGTGGACATTCCCAAGGACATTCAGCTTGCCCCCTACCACGGTGAGATCACTGCGCCCCACGCCCGGCCCGAGATTCCAGCGCCGAAGCCGGAGGCCATCGAAAAGGCCCGCGAACTCCTCCAAGATGCGAAAAAGCCCGTCATCATGGTTGGCGGCGGCTCGCTCGACGCGGCGGCGGAGATCACCGCCCTCGCCCGCGCGTGGGACATTCCCGTCATCACGACCTTGATGGGGCTGGGCTCGTTCCCGTCGAGCGACCCCCTTTGGCTGGGGATGCCAGGGATGCACGGCTCGGTCGCGGCTAACCGCGCGATCAGTGAGGCGGACGTGCTGCTGGGCATCGGCCTGCGGTTCGACGACCGGGTGACGGGCCGGGTGAACGGCTTCGCGCCGAACGCCTCGATCATCCATGTGGACCTCGACGCCGCCGAGATCGGCAAGATCGTGCGGACGCATGTGCCGGTGCGCGGAGATGCGCGGGTGGCTGCCCAGATGCTTGCCGAGGGCGCCCAGAAGCTCGACCTTCCCGAGTGGCGGGAAAAGATCGCCGAGTGGAAGACCCGCACCCAGGAGCCCGACCACTGGGGCGCCGGGTACGCGGTGAAGGCCGTGGTGGACCGCCTGCGCCCCGACGACATCCTCTCCTCGGACGTGGGCCAGCACCAGATGCTCGCCGCACAGCTCGCCCGCTTCGAGCGGCCCCGGCGCTGGATCAACTCGGGCGGCCTGGGGACGATGGGCTTCGGCTTCCCGGCAGCGATTGGGGCGGGCATGGCCGAACCCGGCGTGCGCAGCATCGTCATCGCGGGGGACGGCGGCTTCCAGATGACGGCGCAGGAACTCGCCACGCTCAAGAAGTACGACGTGCGGAACGTCAAAATCTGCATCATCAACAACTCGTTCCTGGGGATGGTCCGCCAGTGGCAGGAACTCTTCCACGAGAAGCGGTACTCCGAGGTCTACCTGGGGGATTCCAACCCCGACTTCCTCAAACTGGCCGACGCCTACGGGGTGCCCGCCTACCGCGCCGACTGCGCCGAGGAGCTGCCCGAGGCCATCGACGCCTGGCTGAACGACCCCAAGAGTTCGCTGCTGGAGATCGTGGTGCCCAACGAGCACGGCGTCTTCCCGATGGTGCCCAGCGGGGCCAGCCTGAGCGAGATGATCGAGACCGAGCCGCCCCGCCCCACCCCCGGCATCGAGAAGAACACCGCCGCCGAGGAGGCCAAGAACGCATGA
- a CDS encoding DUF5367 domain-containing protein: MTTATVSPSRPALRLPLLVALGVALWFLAAMMFRVLGPFVLVPGNAALPLVFALFIPVAWAFLRVGVTLGGAGGSAILPAAVVMSLTAMLLDSLALTFFPAIYGLPPAQLFLVATSLLWGVAWILLIAFVQARRAG, translated from the coding sequence ATGACGACTGCCACCGTTTCACCGTCCCGTCCAGCCCTGCGCCTGCCCCTCCTCGTCGCCCTCGGGGTCGCGCTGTGGTTCCTGGCCGCGATGATGTTCCGCGTGCTGGGACCCTTCGTGCTCGTGCCGGGAAATGCGGCGCTTCCCCTCGTCTTCGCGCTATTCATTCCCGTCGCCTGGGCGTTCCTCCGGGTGGGTGTCACCCTCGGCGGCGCCGGGGGAAGCGCCATTCTGCCCGCTGCGGTGGTCATGTCCCTCACCGCCATGCTGCTCGACAGCCTCGCCCTGACGTTCTTTCCAGCCATCTACGGGCTGCCGCCCGCCCAGCTCTTCCTGGTCGCCACGTCGCTCCTGTGGGGTGTGGCCTGGATTTTGCTCATCGCCTTCGTGCAGGCCCGACGCGCTGGCTGA